The following nucleotide sequence is from Phycisphaera sp..
CGGCCGGTCACACGGATGCCCGAGCGTGAGTTGGCAGCGGCCGTCCGCGCCACACAGGACGAGGCTCCGGTCGTGGCCACCGCGCCCGAATATGAGCCCATCGAAACCACGCCCCCAGCGCCGATCGAGTTCGTTCTCGGCGAGAACGGTGGCGAGCGGGTCGCCGGCTCGGAGACCGTGCTCGATCGCATGGGCGACGCCGTGGCCGTTGGCGCCGAGAGGCTCGCCGGCAGCATCCGCGACCTCACGGGCCGGGCGTCGGGCTCGGGCATCGAGAGCATGGCCGTTCTGGACGACGAGCGCGGCCAGCCCGTCTCGCGACGGGTCTCGACGAGCCCCGTGGTCGTGCAGCACCACGTGCAAGCCAACGAGTCGCTCTACAAGATCGCGGCCGAGTACTACGGCGACGGCAACACGTGGCGCCGCATCGCCAAGGATAACGAGGGGCGTGTCGGCGACAACGGCTCGATCCGCGAGGGCGTGACCCTGCGCATCCTTGATCCCACGCAGGGCACAACACCTACGCGTGAGAGCGCACGCGCGACGAACAAGCCGGCGAGCGACCGCACGCCCAGGCCAACTCCGAACTCGATGACCTATACCGTCAAGTCGGGCGACACGCTCGGCGAGATTTCTCAGGAGGTCCTGGGCACCATCCGCCGCCAGCACGAGCTGATCGCGCTCAACCGCGACGTGCTCAAGGACCCCGACGAGCTCCGCGCGGGCATGGTCCTCAAGCTGCCGAGCTCCTGAACATGGCGCGAGCGAAGGTCCAGATCGGCGGCGCGTTCGGCTGCAAGCTGGCATTCAGTGTCGTTGCTTTGGCCGCCATCGCCGCCTCGCTGCTCACGATTCGCCAGCTCCGAACGCAGGCCGCCCACGAGTTCGCGTCGCTGCGCCTCCGCGTGATGCGCGTGGACGAGGCCTCGGGCCGCTTGCGGGCGGACATCGCCCGGCACATCGGGCCCGCCGAGCTGCGCGAGCGCCTCGCCGAACTCGACGCCGAGGGATCCGGCGATAGCGCGCCCGATGCCGCCCTCGTGGGCCTGGAAACCGCCGATGAGCGATGATCCCAGCGCGCCATCCGCCCTTCGCGTCCGCTGGGTTGCACCGGCCCTCGGCATCGCGTGCTCGATCATGCTGGGAGCCATCGTGGTGCGCGTGGCGATCTTGCAAGCGGCTCCACCCTCGCGCATCGTGTCGGTGCTCGACGCTCGTGAACGGCAGCACACGATCGGCGTGCCCCGCGCCGATGTGCTCGACCGGCGTGGCCGCCCGCTGGCCGTCTCGCGCTACGTCCACCGGGTGTTCTTCGATCCCATCGAGATCGCCGAGCAACTCGAGAAGGGCACGATCACCATCGACGAGCTCGCCGCCGCCATGGCGTGGATGACCGGCGAGGACGACTTCGAGATCGACCGCCGTATCCAGATCGCTCTGGGCGAGAACCGCGATCGGCAGGTCGCCATTGACAAAGCAAAGCTCGCTCCGCCGGTCGAAGGCGCCGAGGATCCCAAGCCGCTCATCCGCTACGTGCGTATCGGCGGTCACCTCGACGATAGCCGCCTGGCCATCGTGCGTGCGCACCCATTGCCCGGCATCCACCTCGAGCGTGAGGCTACGCGCGATCGTGTGGGCGGCGATCTTGCCGCGTCGATCGTTGGGAAGGTCGGCAGCGATCCGATGTACAGCGAGGGCATCGAGCGCGTGATGCGCGAGCGGCTCGAGGGCCAGCCCGGTGCGATCACCTACACGCACGATGCCGCCGGCCGTCCGCTGTGGATCGCCCGGGGTGCCGCCACGCCCCCCGCGCCCGCCGCGCCCTTGCACCTGTCGATCGACCTCGAGCTCCAGCGCATCGTGCTGGCCGAGCTGCAGCGTGCCGTCGAAGACGCCGACGCCGCGGGTGGGATGGTCGTCGCGATCGATCCCGCCACCGGCGAGGTGCTGGCGATGGCCGACGTCTTTCGCGAGGTTGAGAACGTGCCCTATCCCTGGGCCGACAACCGCGTGCCGCGCGAGCAGTGGGACCCCCACCCCGATCTGTTCCAACGCTTCCAGTTCGTCCGGCCCGATCCGCTGCGTGAGCAGGATCCCGCCATCGGGCGCAACCGCGTGGTCGAGGACGCCTACGAGCCCGGCTCGACGTTCAAGGCGTTCGTGTGGTCGGCCCTGACCGACGCCCACCCCGACTTGCTCGACGAGGTGTACGAGGCCGCGCCGGGCGGGGTCACGTTCATTAACGGCCGGCGTTTGCAAGACTCGCACGTCAACGGCGAGCAGACCTGGTCGGAGGTTCTGGTCAACTCGTCGAACATCGGTATGGCGTTGGGTGCCCAGCGGTTCACGCCAAGGGAGTTCCACGACGCGCTCGAGCGTTTTGGCGTTGGCACACCACCTCGTGTCGGCCTGCCCGATGAGGCCCATGGCACGCTGCGCTCGCTCAAGAACTGGAACACGTACACCCATGTCTCCATCGCGTTCGGCCAGGAGGTCACCACGAGCGTCGCCCAGGTTGCCAGAGCGTTCTGCGCGTTTGCGCGCAATGGCAACGACGCCGGCACCGTGCCCGCGCTGCGGCTCAGCGCTGTGGGCGTGGGCGGGCCAGACGGCCTGATCGCACGCCGCGCCGTATCGGCCGAGGCCGCACTCAACACACGCGACGTGATGGTGCTCATCGCCAAAAAGCTCGACAACCGCCTGGAACCCAGCGAGGGGCCATTCGCCTACACGATGTTCGGCAAGTCGGGCACCGCCCAGGTGGCCCCCGAGCGCACCGAGAGCTGGCACCGCCGCCCGCGCGGGGCTCGCGGGTATCTCGAACGGCAGTACGTCTCCAGCTTCGTTGCGGGTGCGCCCGTCGAGCGCCCGCGGCTTGTCGTGATGGTCAGCATCGAAGACCCCGGGCCGGATGTCGTCCGCAGCAATCTCTACTACGGTTCCCAGGTCGCCGGCCCAGCCGTCCGCCGCATCATGGAGCAGGCGCTGCCCTACCTGGGTGTCGAGCCCGATCGCGTCTCGGCCGACGCTTCCTCGACCAGCGTGGTCGCGAACGCCAGGTAGCCGTCGTCGAAGGATGCCAGGTCCGACGTGATGTATCGCGCGAACGCGACGCGCCCGAGATCGCCGGCACGTGGTCGCCCGAGCTCGCGCTGCATGCGTCCTCGCGCCGCGTCGCGGAGGAGGCGTTCGACGCCCGACCAGCCCTGGTCATCGACCGCGAGGTAGATACCGAGCACCCAGAGCTGCGCGTAATAGTCGACCGCGCGGGTGGGTTCGCTGCCAAGCAATTCGGTGGGGTCGCCCGCGAGGAGTTCCCCGAGCGAACGCCACCGGCCCGTGTCGAGCACGCTGCCGAGTTGTGCGAGCCGCTCGGGATTCAGCAACGGTTCGAAGCGGTACGAGCCGTCGGCGTCGATCACGAACCCCTCGGCCATTACCGCGATCATCTCGTCGGTCCACGTGGGTAGCGCCTCACGGAACGACCGCTGGACGTACTGGTGCCAGCCCTCGTGGGCGGCGATCTTGAGCGTCAGGCGGTCGTACGCGGGGGGGAGCGCAAAGAGCACCGCCCGCCCGCCGGCCGAGTACCCGCCCACCTCGATGGCCAGCAGCGGGTGCGCGCTCTCGTCCACCGTGGCTCGCGTGAATTGCGCCCATTCCTCGCGATCGGCGAACAGGAACATCTGCATCCGCCCCGGCGGGTTGGGCAGTGCCGGACCGCCCAGGCTCGTGCCCGCGAAGCGCCGATGCCGAGCGAGCGAGGCCTCGAGGAACGCGGGCATCGACCGCGCGATGGGGAGGTGCTGGGCCGTGGTGAGCAGGTGGTAGTTGGGCGTGGAGATCTGCACGCCCTCGCGCTGCATGTACACCCAGCGGTCGCGGCGGACGACGCCGTCGGGCCCCACGGCATCGCCCGCGCAGCCCGCCAGCAGTGCGCCCAAGAGCAGCAGCAGCGGGAGGTAGCGCTTCAGCTCAGGCGCTCCAACGCGAGCTGCGCGGTCGCGAGTTCTTGCTTCACGCGCTCGAGCTGCTCGCGTGATTGCTCCACCAGCTTCGCGGGCGCCTTGTCGGTGTAGCCCGGGTTGCCCAGGCGGCCCTCGAGCGTCTTCCGCGAGCCGTCGAGTTCGGCGATCTGCCGCTCCAAACGCTCCCGCTCGGCTTGGCCATCCACCTCGTCGGCCAGGTTGGTGACACGCAGCTCCCAGCCGTCATAGGTGCAGGTGGCCGCCTCGCCGTTGGGCATGTCGGTCGAGATGGTTTCGAGCTCTGCCAGGGTGCGCACCACGCCGGCTACCGGCTCGATGGCTTCGGCCAGTTCCACCGGCGAGTGCAGCGTGATCATCCGGCGGGGCTTCACATTGTGCTTGGCGCGCACCTCGCGCACGGCCCCGACGAGCCCGCGGGCCCGCTCGAACTGTTCCGCTGCCTCGGCATCTCGGAGCGAGGCGTCGACCACCGGCCAGCCCGCCGTCGCCAGCACGCCATCGCGCGAGACCGAGAGCGGCAGACCGGCCAGCGCTGGTAACGAATGCTGGCCCAGTTGCTCGCCGATGGCCTCGGTAATAAACGGCATCACCGGATGCGCGACGCGCAGGATCGATTCGAGTACCAGCCTCAGAACGCCGCGCTGGTTGGCGTCCTCGCGCGCGGTGGGCTTGATGGCTTCGAGGTACCAATCGCAGAAATCACGCCAAAAGAGCGTATAAAACGCTTCGGCGTAGGCGTGGAAGTTGTACGCCTCGAGCGCGGCGTCCATCTCGTCGACAGCCGTGCCGAGGCGTGAGAGCATCCACTTGTCGACCACGCCCAGCGCGTTCTTGTCGATCGTTGCCGGCAGCGGGTCGGATTGGTCCAGGATGCCCATCGCCAGCCGCGTCGCGTTCCAGAGCTTGTTGCACACGTTGCGGCCGATGTCGAACTTCGGGCTCGTGTTCTTGCCGGTCTTGGGGTCGGCCTCCACGGGCATGCGCACGTCCTGGGTGTGCGTGGTCATGTGGGCCAGCGTGAAGCGCATCGCGTCGGCGCCGTGGCTCTCGATGATGTCGACCGGGTCGACGCCGTTGCCAAGCGTCTTGCTCATCTTGCGGCCCTGGCCGTCCTGGATCATCGCGTGGATGAACACGTCGTCGAAGGGCTGGTGGCCCGTGCCGGGCTCCTGCTCGGGCGTGGCCAAAAAGTAGCGGTTGAACATCACCATGCGGCTAACCCACAGCGTGATGATCTCGCGCGCGGTGCAGAGCACGCTTGTGGGGTTGAAGGCTTCCAGGAGCCCGTCGAATTCCTCGCC
It contains:
- a CDS encoding LysM peptidoglycan-binding domain-containing protein, with translation MTREQKLALVLGFAAVLVVGLLISDHLAAARSTDLEDAPHDSTVLVDSTEGQALRRVVTLPETEEEFRGRPVTRMPERELAAAVRATQDEAPVVATAPEYEPIETTPPAPIEFVLGENGGERVAGSETVLDRMGDAVAVGAERLAGSIRDLTGRASGSGIESMAVLDDERGQPVSRRVSTSPVVVQHHVQANESLYKIAAEYYGDGNTWRRIAKDNEGRVGDNGSIREGVTLRILDPTQGTTPTRESARATNKPASDRTPRPTPNSMTYTVKSGDTLGEISQEVLGTIRRQHELIALNRDVLKDPDELRAGMVLKLPSS
- a CDS encoding penicillin-binding protein 2; translation: MSDDPSAPSALRVRWVAPALGIACSIMLGAIVVRVAILQAAPPSRIVSVLDARERQHTIGVPRADVLDRRGRPLAVSRYVHRVFFDPIEIAEQLEKGTITIDELAAAMAWMTGEDDFEIDRRIQIALGENRDRQVAIDKAKLAPPVEGAEDPKPLIRYVRIGGHLDDSRLAIVRAHPLPGIHLEREATRDRVGGDLAASIVGKVGSDPMYSEGIERVMRERLEGQPGAITYTHDAAGRPLWIARGAATPPAPAAPLHLSIDLELQRIVLAELQRAVEDADAAGGMVVAIDPATGEVLAMADVFREVENVPYPWADNRVPREQWDPHPDLFQRFQFVRPDPLREQDPAIGRNRVVEDAYEPGSTFKAFVWSALTDAHPDLLDEVYEAAPGGVTFINGRRLQDSHVNGEQTWSEVLVNSSNIGMALGAQRFTPREFHDALERFGVGTPPRVGLPDEAHGTLRSLKNWNTYTHVSIAFGQEVTTSVAQVARAFCAFARNGNDAGTVPALRLSAVGVGGPDGLIARRAVSAEAALNTRDVMVLIAKKLDNRLEPSEGPFAYTMFGKSGTAQVAPERTESWHRRPRGARGYLERQYVSSFVAGAPVERPRLVVMVSIEDPGPDVVRSNLYYGSQVAGPAVRRIMEQALPYLGVEPDRVSADASSTSVVANAR